The DNA region gacactagctagctagctatctcACTGACACCAGTATTTATCTCACAAATAGCAAACGTTTCGTATTTTATCGACGTGTACACCATGTATAGATTCAAAAAGATAACCACAGCACAACTGTCACTAGTCTCCGTTTACCACGCacttattttaacacattaaaaataaagtttcgtTAGCATTAGCCACTTCGTATCGTGGAAAGCACGTCGTAGCCCGATATACAGCGCATGcgcatattttattttgatcacgtGCCCTGTCATCTGACGAACGGCTACCAAAGCAGGAAATGTATCCAGAAGACAAACCCTGAGGACATTTTAATCATTGAAAAATCAGCCATGCAGTGTTTTTGTAACGGAATACATCATGTGTTAAGGTTGTGGATGGTCTGCGTGTCTCTTTTCAGTAAGTACTTATAATCGCAGCTTGATATGTCTTGTGTAAACTAAACCAAATGTGCCACAAATATGGGTACATATGGTTGTATGAGTTGAGGCTGATGTCGACTGTTCTTTGCACAGTAAACCATGGGTTCGCCGGTAAAATGAAGATAGTCGAGGAGCCAAACACATTTGGGTACGTTTAGCAGAGACATATCTGTCACAGTGTGCTTCTTGCTGATATTAGCCCCTTACTGACtgattttctgtctctgtttaggTTAAACAATCCTTTTCTGTCTCAGGGAAGCAGACTGCAGCCTAAAGTGACCCCAACTCCAGTATCTGGTAAATTGTTTGTCACCAATTAAAACCTACATTTGATCTGATCctgtgttttaaaggaaaatggTTAACTAGTAGATACTGAGTGGGATTTTAAGTTGATCAGCTCAAGCATTGAATTGTTTTATCATGATAACACCAATGTCTTCTCAAGGCCCTGCACATTTTCATCGGCTTGCTGGAAAGTGCTTCAGTCTCACAGAGTCAACGTAAGTTTTTTACACATATCATGCTCACATATGATCCCCATTTCTGCTGGCTCTCGTAAATGATCTGCTTTGGATGCTGATTGTTTGATGCAGTCATGTTACATCTGGGAAAACATAACAGGGCATTTGTGTGCCTGGTTATTTTGCAGGTATAAATATGAATTCTGTCCATTTCACAACATCACCCAACACGAGCAGTCATTTAGATGGAACGCCTACAGTGGGATACTGGGGTAAGATGCAGTAACCTCACCTCACATTTCCTTTATTGCAAATATCAATATGTGAACGCCAAAAAGCTGTGGGTTGATTGTAATAGTAGCCTTTTGCATGTCCCTAACAGGATCTGGCAGGAGTGGGAAATAGCAAACAACACTTTCACGGGCATGTGGATGAGAGACGGGGATGCTTGTGGAACGAGAAACAGGGAGACAAAGGTTAGTGGGGTTTTAATTGTGAAAAGGGCAGTTCATCCTGAACAAATGGGAAcaaatttttcctcttacctgtagtgctaatTATCAAGCTAGGCTGTTTTGATGTGAACTGCCAAATGTTGGAGatctattcaagagaaggcagacatctctacggttgtagagatgtctgccttctcttgaataaaATGGAAggagatggcactcagcttgcgGTGCTCAAAGcgtcaaaaaatgcatttgaaagactcaacagcaatgtaGTTGTTAACATTAATGGcctcctcctcggctgagctatAAAGATGCACATTTCCTCTTATGTGGTGATGCAGTtgatgggtgtagtttggtaacaagaaaatagttcccacatgaagataatccacagatgttgttgtgagcagtttcatgtaggaactattttcttgttATCAAACTACACCCATCAACTGCATCACCACATAAGAGGAAGTGTGCATGTttgcagctcagctgaggaggaggccaTTAATGTTTTAATCCTACGATgtcacaagcctcttgtccagtTGATGCATACTTTCTGCTGCATGGTGATGCAGTTGGCGAGTGCAGTTCGgtaggaagaaaatagttcctagaGGAAACTATTAAAAACTAGGTGCAATGATTTCTGCAAAgtcattgctgttgagtttttcaactgtattttttggcactttgatcaccacaagctgagcgtcatctagttctattatatttgagagaaggcagacatctctatgactGATATgttcaacactctgcaactcagaCCCACACAATCTAGATTGctaaacagcactacagatgagggaaaaatatgtatatttgatttCAAGGTGAACTGTCCCCTTAAACTCTTTCTGGTAGTCATTTAACAGACTTAATGATCTCCCCCTTTCAATGTCTGCATTTCTTCTTTAATATGAGACCAATTAAGTAACACCAGAAGACCATGAAGAAAACCCTAAACATCAAATTCATCAGTTAATATTTACCTACAAGTCTAGACCAAATATATCATTTGATACTGTAAGAGAGTTTTGAATAGTTTTTGACCCCAGAGCCACATCAGACCATCAATTCAAAATCACGGTCAGGATTAAATCAACAATATAAACACTTGAAACTTAGCTAACttgtttattttgatgtttCTGCAGGTGATTTTTGTCTGCAGTCCAAGCAGCAAACTTGCTCAAGTCTCAGAGCCCAGTACCTGTGTGTACTCGCTGACCTTCGAGACCCCGCTTGTTTGCCATCCACATTCCCTTTTAGGTAAGACAGAAGATCCATCTTGTAGAGCAAGACGGCCATGGGGTCAGTCAGTGTTAACAGTGATGTCTTATCACTTGTGTGCTCTTTCAAAGTGTACCCGACACTGAGTGATAAGCTCCAAAAGGAATGGGACGAAGCTGAGCAGGCTCGCTATGAAGGTCTTATAACTGAGCAGGTAAAGACCAGTTTGGCTGATCACGGCAAGCTGATGAAATGTACTGGTGTACTTAAGGTTCCCAGTGATTTACAATGAAAATTAAAGAGTTTTATTCCAGTTTTAGTCATTATTAGCTCACGGCCTTGCCACTAACACACACTGTATGTTTGCTGCAGGGATACAACAATCTTTTGAGGGATATTTTTGAGGATGCTGGTTTCCTGAAGAGCCAAAAAGTCAAGATAAAGCCGCCAGAGGTTGCAGCTGATTCGGGAACACACAactctttacagaaatgtacagagGTGTGTACATTTATGTGCTCTTCCAAATAATAGCCAACAAAAAATTTATGATATAAGCACAATACTGCTTAAAATACGCGACAGAAACTTTGTATGCTCTTATAAATATGTTCATACAGGATTTCCAAAAACAGAGGGAAGAAATTGAGAGACTGCGTGCTCTCCTCACGCAACACAATATTTCCTTTGATTCGCAGCAAAGTAAGTGAACTCAACTAGACTGTCTTCACTCATTGACAAGTTATACAGTGTTGCTAACATTATTTTGTGCAATATCTTTGCTATGTGTCACAGATGAATCAAAAGGCGCAGTGAGTACGACGGCTAAGAGTAAACACCTACGGGGAGATAACGGCCTGATTGATCTGCAGTGAAGGCCTTCCACAGCAAGTCACACTCGACAGTGGATTTGAAGATTTTGTTGGGCAACGTGAGCGACGCAGACACTCACTGGACAATATTGCTGTCACTAGTGATGGCACTAAAAGTtaatttaaacactgaaaaaaactgaactCATTTGTGGATTACAAACTTGTCGGAATGTCGCGAACCATTTTTTCAGAGGAGTTACAACACTCAGCTGGCTCTCTCAAGGACTTTTTCTGAGTCTTGTAAATGaatcaaatgtaaacatgcAACCATATTGAGAattatgctttttttaaataaagttttgagAGGAGGAACAAGATATGTGTATCCATGTCAACATTTGAGTCTTCGGCAGGTCTGCAGTCTCTCAAAAAAA from Epinephelus fuscoguttatus linkage group LG20, E.fuscoguttatus.final_Chr_v1 includes:
- the gnptg gene encoding N-acetylglucosamine-1-phosphotransferase subunit gamma, which codes for MQCFCNGIHHVLRLWMVCVSLFINHGFAGKMKIVEEPNTFGLNNPFLSQGSRLQPKVTPTPVSGPAHFHRLAGKCFSLTESTYKYEFCPFHNITQHEQSFRWNAYSGILGIWQEWEIANNTFTGMWMRDGDACGTRNRETKVIFVCSPSSKLAQVSEPSTCVYSLTFETPLVCHPHSLLVYPTLSDKLQKEWDEAEQARYEGLITEQGYNNLLRDIFEDAGFLKSQKVKIKPPEVAADSGTHNSLQKCTEDFQKQREEIERLRALLTQHNISFDSQQNESKGAVSTTAKSKHLRGDNGLIDLQ